A segment of the Candidatus Eisenbacteria bacterium genome:
CGAGCGGCAGGCCGTAGTACGCGTCGAGCGCGAACGTCGCGAAGCCTGCCTCGGAGCGATGGTGGAAGTAGAGCCACAGGATCGCGACCAGCATCAGCACGCTGCCGACCATGGTGTAGAGGAAGAACTTAAGGGCCGCGTAGATGCGGCGCTGTCCGCCCCACACTCCGATCAACAGGTACATCGGGATCAGCATCGCTTCCCAGAACACGTAGAACAGCAGCAGGTCGGTCGCGAGGAAGGTGCCGAGCATGCCGGTCTCGAGCGCCAGGATCAGGGCGAAGAACTCGCGGGCGCGCTTGTCGACCGAATTGAATGCGCCGACCACCGCGATCAGCGTCACCACCACGGTCATCAGCACCAGCAGCGAGGAGATGCCGTCGACCGCCAGGCTGTACGAGGCGCCCCACGACGGAATCCAGTCGCGCAGTTCCGCGAACTGCCAGGCGCCGTTGCTCGAGTCCATGCGCCACCACAGCGGCAGCGCGATCGCCACCTCGGCGGCCGCGAACAGCGTCGCCACGAGGCGTGTGAAGCGCTGGGGCAGCAGCATCACGGCCGCGGCGCCGATCAGCGGCAGGAACACGATCCAGCTCAGCCAGGTTCCGTGCACGTCAGCCCCTCAGGAAATGCAGGATGAGCGCCGCCACACCGAGTGCGGTGAATAGCGCGTAAGTGCCGACGAATCCGGTCTGGAACAGCCGCAGGACCGCCGAGGTGCTCTCGACCGTGAACGCGACGCCATTGACGAGGCCGTCCACCAGCTTCGAATCGACGAGCTTCCAGAACAGGTTCGAGATCGCCATCGTGGGGCGCACCACCGTGGCGTCGTAGAGCTCGTCCACCCAGTACTTCTCGAGCAGCATGCGGTGGATGCCGCCGAGCCGCTGGCGCACCGTGGTTCCGAGTCCCGGCGACTGCAGGTACATGCGAAACGCCAGTGCGATGCCGAACAGCGCCACCCCGACCGACAGCACGATCAGGAGCCACTCGGTTCCGCGACTGACCTCGTGATGGGTGGCCCCCGCGGCGGAGTGCGCCATGCCTGCCATGTCGTGCGAAGCCCCGGCGGCGCCATGGGTCATTCCCGCCATGTCATGTGCCGCGGACGCGTGCGTCTCGAGCGAGGGTGCGAGCCACCGTTCGAGTGCGTGGCCGCCCTGCTGCATGGGAAGCCCGATCCAGCCGCCGACCACCGAGAGCGCCGCGAGCACCACCAGCGGTGCGATCATCGAAGGCGGCGACTCGTGCAGGTGATGCTCGGCCTCGTGCGAGAGCCGCGACTTGCCGCGGAACGTGAGGATGTAGAGCCGGAACATGTAGAACGCGGTGAGCGCCGCGCCCACGAGGCCCGCGAGCCACACGCCATAGTGCCCCGAGGCGAACGCGTGATGGAGGATCTCGTCCTTGCTGAAGAAGCCCGCGAACGGCGGGATGCCCGCGATCGCGATGGTGGCGACCAGCATCACGCCGTGAGTCCACGGCAGCTTCGAGGCGAGCCCGCCCATCTTGCGAAGGTCCTGCTCGTTGTGGAGCGCGTGGATCACCGAGCCCGCGCCCATGAACAGCAGCGCCTTGAAGAACGCGTGCGTCATGACGTGGAAGATGCCGGCGCCGAATGCGCCGACGCCGCAGGCGAAGAACATGTAACCGAGCTGGCTCACGGTCGAATACGCGAGCACTCGCTTGATGTCGTTCTGCACCAGGCCGATGGTCGCCGCGAAGAGCGCGGTGGCCGCGCCGATCACCGCCACCACTTCGAGCGTTGCCGGCGCCAGCTCGAACAACACGTGGCTGCGAGCGACCAGGTAGACGCCGGCGGTCACCATGGTGGCGGCGTGAATGAGCGCCGAGACCGGCGTCGGGCCTTCCATCGCGTCGGGCAGCCAGGTGTAGAGCGGCAACTGCGCACTCTTGCCGGTGGCGCCGAGGAACAGCAGCAGCGTCGCGGTGGTGATGATCGTCGAGCCGAGTGCGAACACCAGCGGCGCCGCCTTGAACACCTGCTCGTACTGCAGGCTGCCAGTGTGCGTGAACACGAACAACATGCCGAGGATCACGCCGAAATCGCCGATGCGATTGACGATGAAGGCCTTCTTGCCGGCCTGTGCGGCGGCCGGGCGGTCGTACCAGAAGCCGATCAGCAGGTACGAGCACAGCCCGACTCCCTCCCAGCCCACGAACATCAGCAGGAAGTTGTCGGCGAGCACCAGCGTGAGCATCGCGAACATGAACAGGTTCAGATACATGAAGAAGCGGCGGAACGAATGGTCGTGCGCCATGTAGCCGGTCGCGTAGACGTGGATCAGGAAGCCGACGCCGGTCACCACCAGCACCATCACGCTCGAGAGCGGATCCAGCATGAACGCGACGTCGACGTGGAAGTCGCCGACCCGCATCCAGGTGTAAGCCAGTTCGTTCAGCACCCGCTCGGCCGGAGGCAGCGCCGCGAGCTGAAGCACCGCGCGCACGGCGAAGGCGAACGCTGCTCCGACGGCGCCGCAGGCGAGCAGCGTGGTGCCGCGCTTGCCGAGGCGGTCACCGATCAACAGGCTCAGCAGCACCGCGGCCAGCGGCAGCGCCGGAATGATCCAGAGCAGCGGCAGGCTCATCGTGCCCTCGGCGGCGAAATCGTGAAGTGCATCGGCATGCGCGCGGCGCCCTATCCCTTGAGCAGGTTGATCTCGTCGACGTACACGGTCTCTTTCAACCGGTAGACGTTGACGATGATCGCGAGTCCGATCGCTACCTCGGCGGCGGCGACCGTCATGACGAAGAACACGAAGATCTGTCCGTCGAGCGAATTCAGATAGTGCGAGAACGTGACGAACGCGAGGTTCGCGGCGTTCAGCATCAGCTCGATCGACATGAAGATGACGAGCGCATTGCGCCTCACCAGCACGCCGATGATGCCGATCGTGAACACCACCGCGCTGAGGATGAGGTACCAGGACATCGGTACGGCCGCCGGCAGGTTCATTCGCCCGCTCCATCGCCGCGCGGAGCGGCTCCACGCGCGATCAGGATCGCGCCCACCATCGCCACCAGCAGGAGAATGGAAGTGATCTCGAACGGGAACAGGTAGCGCGAGTAGAGCACGCGCCCGATCGCAGCGGTGTTGCCCCAC
Coding sequences within it:
- the nuoL gene encoding NADH-quinone oxidoreductase subunit L; translation: MSLPLLWIIPALPLAAVLLSLLIGDRLGKRGTTLLACGAVGAAFAFAVRAVLQLAALPPAERVLNELAYTWMRVGDFHVDVAFMLDPLSSVMVLVVTGVGFLIHVYATGYMAHDHSFRRFFMYLNLFMFAMLTLVLADNFLLMFVGWEGVGLCSYLLIGFWYDRPAAAQAGKKAFIVNRIGDFGVILGMLFVFTHTGSLQYEQVFKAAPLVFALGSTIITTATLLLFLGATGKSAQLPLYTWLPDAMEGPTPVSALIHAATMVTAGVYLVARSHVLFELAPATLEVVAVIGAATALFAATIGLVQNDIKRVLAYSTVSQLGYMFFACGVGAFGAGIFHVMTHAFFKALLFMGAGSVIHALHNEQDLRKMGGLASKLPWTHGVMLVATIAIAGIPPFAGFFSKDEILHHAFASGHYGVWLAGLVGAALTAFYMFRLYILTFRGKSRLSHEAEHHLHESPPSMIAPLVVLAALSVVGGWIGLPMQQGGHALERWLAPSLETHASAAHDMAGMTHGAAGASHDMAGMAHSAAGATHHEVSRGTEWLLIVLSVGVALFGIALAFRMYLQSPGLGTTVRQRLGGIHRMLLEKYWVDELYDATVVRPTMAISNLFWKLVDSKLVDGLVNGVAFTVESTSAVLRLFQTGFVGTYALFTALGVAALILHFLRG
- the nuoK gene encoding NADH-quinone oxidoreductase subunit NuoK, translating into MNLPAAVPMSWYLILSAVVFTIGIIGVLVRRNALVIFMSIELMLNAANLAFVTFSHYLNSLDGQIFVFFVMTVAAAEVAIGLAIIVNVYRLKETVYVDEINLLKG